Genomic window (Mycoplasma leachii PG50):
ATTTTTTTTATCTAAATTATTAGTTCCAAATAAAACATATTTTAAATCATTAGTATTTTCAATTTTACCTGTTTGGTTACTTTTTCATCACTTATTAATTTTAGAATCAACTAAACTAGTTCTTTGAATAGTTAAATTTCCAGATGTACCTTCTGTAGTAGTTGTACTATATTCAATAGCAAATAAATCTTTTAAAGTTTTAACTGCTAAAGTATCTGATGCATGACTACTAATATAATCTTGAATTGGTTTAATAATTTGATTAAAGTAAGTATTTAAATATTTTTCAATAATTTGCTTATTAGTTGAATTTGCTTTTTTATAATAAGTTCTTAAAGTTTCAATAACATAACCAACTGAAGTAATCATAGTTAATGAATTGCTATCTTTATTTTTTTTTGGATCTATTAAATTTTTTAAATATTCATTTTTTAAATTAAAACTAACAAAAGGAGAGTTTTTATTTGAAAAGTTAGCAGGTTGTAATGATTCAACTCTTGCTTCACCTAAAAACTCTTCTAAAGTAAGTTTTTTATTAACTCTTTTATCAGAAGAATTTTTTGAATAAACTTCACCAACTCCAATAATTTTCATTAATTCTTCATTAAAGAAAATATCTTGATAATTTTTATCTAAAATAAATAAACCACCAGTTCTTTCAATGGCGTTTTTAAAATCATCTTGATTATTAGAATAAGCTTTTTTTGAAGCTTTAATAAAAACACGTGAAAGACCAGCTTGTTGAGTTTCAATAGTATTATCAGAAAATGGAGATAGTTTTTTTTCTAGTGATTTAGCCCCTTTAAAAGCATCACCATTTGGGATTTCTTCTTCTTGATTTTTAGTTTTATCATAAACACCAACTAAAGCTTGATAACCACCAACAAACTTAGAACCATACAAAGTATTATTAGCTATTTTATAACTAGAAAAACCAATTCCAGTTAATAAAGTTAAAATAAGGATTAGCATAATAATAAAACGTAGAATTTTTTTAAAGCTAGCTAATCTATTTTTCATTATCTACTTCTCCTTTAAAAAATTAAAACCTAAAAAATTCAAGTACTAAAAAACAAACTCGATAGAATAATTATAACACTTTAAAACTTTATACTTAAAACTAAATTATTTTACTCTTTGTTTTTATTTTTTTATCATTTGTAATTTTTTGTTTAGTCATTAAAACAGATTCTTTTTCAATTTTACTCATCATTTTTCTGTCAATAATCACTTTTTTATATAAAGATAACTCTCTTTTTTGAGTATCTAACGAATAACTTCAAGGCCCTTGAACTTTTTTAGTTCTAATTAATGAAATCATCATATCTTGATCAATATTATAGGCTCCAACTTGAAGTGGTTTTCAATCCATTCATCCAATATGAATCATAATTACACTTTGAGCAATATAACCATTTTCTTTCTTAGCTGTTTGATTTTCTAAAAAATGAATATTATTTCTATATCCAGACTCAAATAAATAATTTTTTACTTCTCTTGGTTTTGTTGTTGAAATTAAAACTGTAAATAATCTATTTTTTGGATAAACTCGATCAATAACAACACCTTGAATCACAAAACAAATAAATGAAGCAAATAAACTTGGACCAAATATAAATTTTAATTTAATAATAGTCGTTAGATTATCATAACCTACAAAATCAGCATTTGAAGCAATAGTTTGAGCTATTTGTTGTCTTGTTCAAATTTTTTGATCATTAATAGATCAATTTGTTGGTAAATAGAAATGATGGTGTGAATTAACATCAGAAATAAATTTTCCTGAATCTTTTGCTTTATTATAAATTTCAGTAAACTGAGCATCGTTTAATGTATTTAAAACACTTAGTTTTGCTGTTGAATCAATTTTATAAATTGGCATAATTGCTGTATTTAAAATTACAAAAACTATTAATAAAGTAAAATTAATTTTCATATTAATTGAACCAATTTGTTTATTATATTTTTTTGAAACATAAGCACTAATAAAATCAGTTCCAGCAGTTGAAGAACCTACTTTATATGTTAATGAATAAGTTAAACCTAAAAATAATCCACCAAAAATAGAAAAAACAAATAATCATAATTTAGATGACCATTCACTTGGTAAAGATGAAATTAATTTGTAATTAATAATTAAAGATCATTGGTCTGGATTAATTACTGGAAGTCTAGTAATAATTTGATTTCAGCTAATACTTAACAAAATATATAGTAATGATGTTAAAGTAAACTTAATTCCAACTTTAATAAACCCAAAAATAAAAAAAGGAAGATTGACAAGAAATAAAAATATAAAAAAACTACTTGATGAAGATAAATTAATATTTTTATTTAAAATAATACTTAAAAATCTAGCAATTGTTGCAGTTCCACCAGGAAATAATCCTGTATCTCCAGTTGCTAAAATAAAATAATCCATTGTTATTGTATTAGCTAAAGCAGCTAAGGCAATAATAAAAATATCTCATCAAAAACTACTTTTAAAATAAGTTTGATGTTCTACTTTCTTTTTGTGTTTATTAAAAATTTTTATATAACTTTTTTCATATGAAGGGTCTTGTTTTATTTCATTAATTTCTTCATCAGTTAAGTTATTATTTTTTTTAGGTTTAATGGTTGGTAATTGCATATTTTATCCTTTATAAAATATATTATTACATAAAATATCTAATCAAATAGTTCTGATCTTCTTTTTTGATATTTTGCTTTTTTTATTTTTTCAATATTTTCTTTAATATGTTTACGTCTTATTTTTTGTTTAATTTTATCAAGCTCTTGTTTTCTTTTTTTCTTATAACCTGGTTTAACTTTTTTATTTTGATATTTACTTATAACTTGTTTTGATTCAGCATCTAATTCTTTAAAAACTTTAACTTTTTTATAATTAGTTTTTATATCAACTAACTGATTGTCAATAAGTTTCTTAGTTTCAAATTCAATACCTTTTTTAATTAGTTCCTCAATTTGAATTTTATTTTTTAAATTATAAATTATATAACTATATCCAATTGAATTATTTCTTCCAGTTCTTCCAGATCTATGTATATAGTAAGTTAAATCATTTGGTAAATTAATTGAAATAATATGACTTACACCTTTAATATCAACACCTCTAGAAGCAACATCAGTTGCGACTAAATATTTAAATTCATTATTTTGAATTTTTTTTAACATTGATAATCTTAATCTTGGCTGTAAGTTACCATGTAATTCAGCAACTTGTTTAATATTATTTTTATGCAAAATTTCAACTATTTTACTAATTTCATCTTTTTGATTAACAAAAATAATACATAAAAAAGGATTAATTGAATTAATAATTTGTATTAAACTTTGTTCTAGTTCTTTGTTTTTAGTATCAATTAAAATATGTTTAACATTACTTGTTGAAATTTTATTTTGACTATCATCAATAAAATGAGCATTTTTAATATATTTTTTACAAAATACACTAAGTTGTTGAGAAATAGTTGCACTAAATATTCCAATTGTAACATCTTGATTAATTTTAGAAATTAAATAATCAACATCTTCAATAAAACCTAGATCAAAAATCATATCACATTCATCAATAATAAAATAACTTGTAGTTGTTAGTCTTAGTTTATTTAAATCATAAAGTTCTTTTAATCTAGTTGGCGTTCCAATTACAATATGTGGTTGTTTTTTTTCTAGTTGCTCAATATTTTTACTAATATCTTCTCCACCAATAAATAAATTACAACTAATTAAAGAATTTTTTTTAAAAAATAGTTTAGTGTTTTGATAAATTTGTAAACCAAGTTCTCTAGTTGGAGTAATAATTACTGCTTGAACGTAATTATCACTATTTTCTTCTAATTTTAAATTATTTAAAATAGGTAATAAAAAACTATGAGTTTTACCTGTTCCTGTATGTGCTAAAGCAATAACATTTTGGTGTTTTTTTAATAAAGGAATTACTTTTTTTTGAATTGAAGTTGGAGCTATAAATTCAATTTGATCTAAAGTATCATTAATATACTTTTTAAAACCAAAATCAGTAAATTTCATTTTATCACCTATTTTTCTATAAATTGATTTTTAACATCATAACTAAATATTTGTAAATCTTTAAATTGAACTTGTAATTTATTTTTAAGATCTTCAACAAAATGGTTTTCAGCATAATGTCCAATTTCTATTAAATTAACATTATTACTATTTGCATAAATTCATTGATCTCATTTAACTTCACCAGTTATAAAAGTACAATTTTTTAATGAATTTTCAATCATTGTACTAGCTCCAGAACCACTAGTTAAATAGAAATCTTTAATTTTAGCATCTAAATTAGTATTTGAGTTTAATCTAATTTGATCTAAACTAAAAATTTCTTTAAGTTTATTAACTAAATTATTAATAGTTATTTTTTGATTTAAATAAAATAAATTTGATTCTTTGTCTTTACCATATTTTTTAAAAGAATTGATTTCTAATTTTTTATTTAAAATTTCAAATAAATTTTGTCTAATACTAGAATCATAATTTGTATGAATTGAAAAAACTATAATTTTGTTTTTTATTAGTTTTTTTATCATTTGTTTTTTATTAGGATTTTTCTTTTCTAATTTTAATTCATTAAAAATAAAGGGGTGTCTTGTAATAATTAATTGAATTTGATTATTAATAGCAAATTCTAAACAATCATTAGTTAAATCCAAACATATTAAAACTTGTTTTATATTTATATTAGCTAGTTTTTTACTTTCAAATTGAAAACCAACATGATCTCAACTGCTAGCTTTTTTAGGATTAAATAACTTATTTAAATAAGTAGTAATATTATTTAATAACATTTATATACTTTCTAATTTTATTAATTTGATGTTTAATTTCTAAATATCTTAAATTGGCTGGATTAATTTTGTTTAAAATCTTTTTTAAATTGATAATTTCACTTTCTAAATAACTAATATATAAACTGTTTTTATAAAAAAACTGTTTCTGACCAAATTCTATATCTAATTCATTTAAATGATCAGATTTTTGAGTTTTATTAATTTCAATTAACCAATAATAGTGATTATCTTCAAATAAAAATAGTTCATTTTTAATTAAATAATTATTTTTATAAGCTCATAATCTAAGGTTTTTAATAGGAGTATTAGAACAAATTATATAACTACTAATCTTATGATGATCATTTTTTAAAATTTCTAAAATAGTTTGACTTCCTAAACCACAAATTGTTGCATAATCTATATTTGAAATTTGTTCGTTTTTAACAAATTCTAAACCATTAGATAAAATGGCAAAAATTTGGCCTTCTAAACCAAATTTTTTAATATTATTTTGAGCTATTTTTAAAGGTTTTTGATTAAGATCACAAGCATAAGCAAGTTTAGTTTTATTATTTTGAACCAAATATATTGGTAAGTAAGCATGATCAGTACCAATATCAGCTATTGCTGATGTATTATTAATTAATTTTGCAACTTGTTTTAATCTAAAAGACAACATTAATATCCTTTATAAAATTCTTTTAATGTTTTTCCAGATTTATTATTTAGTGATGGTTGTTTTAATTTTCTAATAGTTTTTGCTTCAATTTGTCTAATTCTTTCTCTAGTAACATTTAATTCTTTTCCAACTTCTTCTAAAGTTCTTGCTGAATCATATTTTGCTAAATTATTATTAATAATTTCATTATTAAATTTTCTAACTTTTTCAATTGGTGTATCTAAATGAATATCTAATTCTTCAATTGCTTGCTTTAATTCTTTAGCAGATGAATCATTACATTCTTGAGCAAGTCTTAATAAAGTTCTTAATCTTGTAGGAACAATTCCATATCTCATTCTAATAACTTTTTCTTCTCTTGGTGGCATATCTTCAAAAACTTTATCCATAACTTCTTTTAGAATTTCTTTTTCAGTATATTCATTTGGAGAAACCATATCTTTATCTTCAACAAAATCTCCAAAGTGAGTATCATCTTCATCACCAAAAGGTTTTTCTAAACTTACTGGTTCAATTGAGAGTTTTTTAATTTCAATAACTTTATCAGAAGTTATACCCTCACCAACTCTATTAGCAATTTCTTCAGCATTAGGTTCTCTTCCTAACTCTTGAGTTAACTGACGTTCAACTCTTGCTAATTTGTTAATTGTTTCAACCATATGTACTGGGATTCTAATAGTTCTTGCTTGATCAGCAATAGCTCTTGTTATTGCTTGACGAATTCATCAAGTAGCATAAGTTGAAAATTTAAATCCTTTTTCATATTCAAATTTATCAACAGCTTTCATTAAACCAATATTTCCCTCTTCAATTAAATCTGCAAAATCTAATCCACGATTTAAATGTTTTCTAGCAACAGAAATAACTAGTTTTAAGTTTGATTCAATTAATTTATTTCTACCTTCTTTAACATCTTCAGGATCATCACTAACCGCCATTTTAGCATACATTATTTCTTGATCTTTTGTTAAAATAGGGGCTTGACCTATTTTATAAAAATATGTTTTAATAATGTCTTGAATTTTAGTTTCATTACTAATACCACCAACACGATATTTCATATGATTTGAAGATTTTGCAGATTTTCTTCCTCTTAAAGCTGCACTTTTTGCTTGTTTAAATTCATCTAAATCATCATTAATATGTATATCAAAATCATCACCTAAACTAGTTGAAGCATTATCTAATTCAAAATCTAAATCTTCTAGATCTTCTAAATTTTCTAATTCTTCAAGTTCTTCTTCATGTTGATCGATTTCTTCTATTACAAGATCATCTAATAGATCTGAAAAAATTACACCTTTATTTTGTAAAACATCTAATAATTTTTCAGATTCATTATCTGAAGCATTTGGAAAAATATTAGCAAAAACTTCTAATACATCTTCAGATGAAACTTTATTGTTATTCTTTTTTGCAAATGAAACTGTATAATCTAAAAAATCATCAAATGAAGCAATCTTTTTTAATTCTGTTTTATTATTAAATTTAGCCATAATTACCTCTTTTTCTTTTTGTTTTTCAGAGTATCAATTCCATTTCAAATCTGAATTCTCTCTGTTTTGTTTTTACTTTCAGCAAGCATTTTTTTTAAATTTAAAACTTCTGCATGTTTATGATATAAATCTAATTTATTAAAAGCATCATCAATTTCAGACTCTTTAATTGCTATTTGTGTTATTAAAGAATTATTAATAATTTCTTCTTGTTTTTTATCAAAGCCCATAAGATTATACTCTTTAAGTAGTTCAAATGCTTTATTAATATCATTTCCTTGATAAATTTTTTTATTATATAAATTAATTAGATTAATTGTTGCATATTTAATGTCTGGATGAATCATCTTTTCAACATTAGCTGCAATTTTATCTAAAAATTGATCACTTATCAGTAATGAAACAAAAATTCTTTGTTCAGCATTAATATATTCTTTTTTTATAAAATCAACTGGAAGTTTTTTACTAATAGGTTTATTAGTTGTGTAAAGTTTTTGAATAGTATTTTTATTAGTTTGTTGTTTATTTGATTTAATTTTTAAATCATCTAAAGTTTTTTTAATAGTTTGTTCTGAAATTTTAGTTAATTCACATAGTTTTTTAATAGTATTTTCAACTAATATATTGTTATTGAGATCAACTATAAAATTTAAAACATTTTTGATAAAATTTTCAATTTGATCAGGATCATTAATATCAGTTTTTATTCATTTTTTTTCTATTAAATAATTAATAGGGTGAATAGGTTTATTAATAATTTGTTTAAGATATTCAATATCATTATTAATTAATTCATCAGGATCATAACTAGTTTGATTATCAATAATTTTTACATTAATTTGCTGTTTTAATAATTGATGACTAATCTTAATATTTGCTTGAACTCCAGGATCATCACCATCTAAAAAAAGCAAAACTTCTAAATTATGTTTTTTAAATAGCTCAAGATGATAATTAGATAGACTAGTACCCATTAAAGCAATAACATTATTAATATCAATTC
Coding sequences:
- a CDS encoding Nif3-like dinuclear metal center hexameric protein, translating into MLLNNITTYLNKLFNPKKASSWDHVGFQFESKKLANINIKQVLICLDLTNDCLEFAINNQIQLIITRHPFIFNELKLEKKNPNKKQMIKKLIKNKIIVFSIHTNYDSSIRQNLFEILNKKLEINSFKKYGKDKESNLFYLNQKITINNLVNKLKEIFSLDQIRLNSNTNLDAKIKDFYLTSGSGASTMIENSLKNCTFITGEVKWDQWIYANSNNVNLIEIGHYAENHFVEDLKNKLQVQFKDLQIFSYDVKNQFIEK
- a CDS encoding tRNA (adenine(22)-N(1))-methyltransferase — translated: MLSFRLKQVAKLINNTSAIADIGTDHAYLPIYLVQNNKTKLAYACDLNQKPLKIAQNNIKKFGLEGQIFAILSNGLEFVKNEQISNIDYATICGLGSQTILEILKNDHHKISSYIICSNTPIKNLRLWAYKNNYLIKNELFLFEDNHYYWLIEINKTQKSDHLNELDIEFGQKQFFYKNSLYISYLESEIINLKKILNKINPANLRYLEIKHQINKIRKYINVIK
- a CDS encoding YitT family ABC transporter encodes the protein MQLPTIKPKKNNNLTDEEINEIKQDPSYEKSYIKIFNKHKKKVEHQTYFKSSFWWDIFIIALAALANTITMDYFILATGDTGLFPGGTATIARFLSIILNKNINLSSSSSFFIFLFLVNLPFFIFGFIKVGIKFTLTSLLYILLSISWNQIITRLPVINPDQWSLIINYKLISSLPSEWSSKLWLFVFSIFGGLFLGLTYSLTYKVGSSTAGTDFISAYVSKKYNKQIGSINMKINFTLLIVFVILNTAIMPIYKIDSTAKLSVLNTLNDAQFTEIYNKAKDSGKFISDVNSHHHFYLPTNWSINDQKIWTRQQIAQTIASNADFVGYDNLTTIIKLKFIFGPSLFASFICFVIQGVVIDRVYPKNRLFTVLISTTKPREVKNYLFESGYRNNIHFLENQTAKKENGYIAQSVIMIHIGWMDWKPLQVGAYNIDQDMMISLIRTKKVQGPWSYSLDTQKRELSLYKKVIIDRKMMSKIEKESVLMTKQKITNDKKIKTKSKII
- a CDS encoding DEAD/DEAH box helicase, producing the protein MKFTDFGFKKYINDTLDQIEFIAPTSIQKKVIPLLKKHQNVIALAHTGTGKTHSFLLPILNNLKLEENSDNYVQAVIITPTRELGLQIYQNTKLFFKKNSLISCNLFIGGEDISKNIEQLEKKQPHIVIGTPTRLKELYDLNKLRLTTTSYFIIDECDMIFDLGFIEDVDYLISKINQDVTIGIFSATISQQLSVFCKKYIKNAHFIDDSQNKISTSNVKHILIDTKNKELEQSLIQIINSINPFLCIIFVNQKDEISKIVEILHKNNIKQVAELHGNLQPRLRLSMLKKIQNNEFKYLVATDVASRGVDIKGVSHIISINLPNDLTYYIHRSGRTGRNNSIGYSYIIYNLKNKIQIEELIKKGIEFETKKLIDNQLVDIKTNYKKVKVFKELDAESKQVISKYQNKKVKPGYKKKRKQELDKIKQKIRRKHIKENIEKIKKAKYQKRRSELFD
- the dnaG gene encoding DNA primase yields the protein MVYITNEKINEIISRVSIVDIISSYLHLIKKGNNYLAICPFHNDSNPSLTISPQKRIYTCFSCKATGNVINFIKDYEHVDFLTALKTVCQKSNIQLDELKDFHQPIKDLESEMIFKLNSEANDIFKTTLFSNLGTNALEYLKLRNISIEEIKKFEIGFASDKTNLVQKLLDKNYNSLDIEKANLGIITNSYNKDYFTNRIIFPIKDENSHIIGFSGRSYTKDNEPKYLNTKENKVFKKSHLAYNIANALKISKALKQIIVLEGFMDVISLSRIDINNVIALMGTSLSNYHLELFKKHNLEVLLFLDGDDPGVQANIKISHQLLKQQINVKIIDNQTSYDPDELINNDIEYLKQIINKPIHPINYLIEKKWIKTDINDPDQIENFIKNVLNFIVDLNNNILVENTIKKLCELTKISEQTIKKTLDDLKIKSNKQQTNKNTIQKLYTTNKPISKKLPVDFIKKEYINAEQRIFVSLLISDQFLDKIAANVEKMIHPDIKYATINLINLYNKKIYQGNDINKAFELLKEYNLMGFDKKQEEIINNSLITQIAIKESEIDDAFNKLDLYHKHAEVLNLKKMLAESKNKTERIQIWNGIDTLKNKKKKR
- a CDS encoding sigma-70 family RNA polymerase sigma factor — protein: MAKFNNKTELKKIASFDDFLDYTVSFAKKNNNKVSSEDVLEVFANIFPNASDNESEKLLDVLQNKGVIFSDLLDDLVIEEIDQHEEELEELENLEDLEDLDFELDNASTSLGDDFDIHINDDLDEFKQAKSAALRGRKSAKSSNHMKYRVGGISNETKIQDIIKTYFYKIGQAPILTKDQEIMYAKMAVSDDPEDVKEGRNKLIESNLKLVISVARKHLNRGLDFADLIEEGNIGLMKAVDKFEYEKGFKFSTYATWWIRQAITRAIADQARTIRIPVHMVETINKLARVERQLTQELGREPNAEEIANRVGEGITSDKVIEIKKLSIEPVSLEKPFGDEDDTHFGDFVEDKDMVSPNEYTEKEILKEVMDKVFEDMPPREEKVIRMRYGIVPTRLRTLLRLAQECNDSSAKELKQAIEELDIHLDTPIEKVRKFNNEIINNNLAKYDSARTLEEVGKELNVTRERIRQIEAKTIRKLKQPSLNNKSGKTLKEFYKGY